In a single window of the Podospora pseudocomata strain CBS 415.72m chromosome 2 map unlocalized CBS415.72m_2, whole genome shotgun sequence genome:
- a CDS encoding uncharacterized protein (EggNog:ENOG503P73E; COG:S), whose protein sequence is MDLDIEMDVDDVQEVPQHIPEAYTHDIITGEEQEPGEVDDIPDEQNGSSAESVRAPNKVHIRGLDTFTPNDVKGYLSEHYGMMEFERVEWINDSSANYIFKSESAAQNALLSLAAVEIADLSQLSPLEMLPAKNFSQKPESNLLVRFAVAGDRKVQGAAAYSRFYLINPEYDPEERRRRGEFNRGKYRDRDDRPRRRRRESRSEERNTFDVNLYDDDPKALSNRVTTSPRPRYRSRSVNSADFRRERRVRSRSRERPNRNKELFPERQRPAVGLRDRSASPVRDRDGDAQMDLEEDARAVAVQRSRERGRELRERLSRDTKAKELFPSKVTAKKELFPEKAGLAIGSKAQMDQVTNSSTILATASLADRITTRPTASGGEGGLNIRGMAGKQGTGQGIAIKGTGAKVKELFPGKFGSGGNAGKELFAEKLEGRGRRRQRAEDSWN, encoded by the exons ATGGATCTCGACATTGAGATGGACGTGGACGACGTCCAGGAGGTCCCACAGCATATCCCAGAGGCGTACACTCATGATATAATCACCGGCGAGGAACAG GAACCCGGTGAGGTCGACGACATCCCAGACGAGCAAAACGGCAGCTCGGCAGAGAGTGTTCGCGCGCCCAACAAGGTTCACATCCGCGGCCTCGAcaccttcacccccaacGATGTCAAGGGCTACCTTTCCGAGCACTACGGCATGATGGAGTTTGAGCGAGTCGAATGGATCAACGACAGCTCGGCCAATTACATTTTCAAATCCGAGTCGGCCGCGCAAAACGCCCTGCTTTCTCTTGCGGCGGTTGAGATTGCCGACCTGAGTCAGCTTTCGCCGCTTGAGATGCTGCCAGCCAAGAACTTTTCCCAAAAGCCAGAGTCGAACTTGCTGGTCCGGTTTGCGGTGGCGGGGGACAGGAAGGTGCAAGGGGCTGCGGCTTATAGTCGGTTTTATTTGATCAACCCGGAGTATGATCCCGAGGAGAGGCGCCGGAGGGGGGAGTTTAATAGGGGCAAGTATAGGGATCGGGATGACAGGCCtcgcaggaggaggagggagagtcGTTCGGAGGAAAGGAATACGTTTGATGTTAATCTTTATGATGATGATCCGAAGGCGTTGAGTAATCGGGTTACGACGAGTCCTAGGCCACGATACCGGTCGAGATCGGTGAACTCGGCGGATTTTagaagggaaaggagggTTAGGTCCAGGTCGAGGGAGAGGCCGAATCGGAACAAGGAGCTTTTCCCTGAGAGACAGAGGCCGGCGGTTGGGCTGAGGGATAGGTCCGCTTCTCCAGTCAGGGATCGGGATGGGGATGCGCAgatggatttggaggaggatgctcGTGCTGTGGCTGTTCAGCGGAGTAGAGAAAGAGGTCGGGAGCTGAGGGAACGACTGTCTAGGGATACTAAGGCCAAGGAGTTGTTCCCAAGCAAAGTCACGGCAAAGAAGGAGCTGTTTCCAGAGAAGGCTGGGTTGGCGATTGGCAGCAAGGCACAGATGGATCAGGTCACTAACAGCTCAACTATTCTCGCCACCG CATCACTAGCAGACAGGATAACAACTCGACCGACGGCAtcaggaggggaagggggccTGAATATTCGTGGCATGGCTGGGAAGCAAGGGACAGGTCAGGGGATTGCGATCAAGGGGACGGGGGCCAAGGTTAAGGAGTTGTTCCCGGGCAAGTTTGGGAGTGGGGGGAATGCTGGGAAGGAGTTGTTTGcggagaagttggaggggagggggaggaggaggcagagggcGGAAGATTCTTGGAATTGA